The Equus quagga isolate Etosha38 chromosome 20, UCLA_HA_Equagga_1.0, whole genome shotgun sequence genomic interval AGcacaacaaaacaagaaatagaaaaggcataggaatgggaaaaggagaaaCTAAACTTTCATTATATGTCAGTGACAGGACTGGCCACAGGGGACATCCAAGTGAATTTCCATTATAGCTAGCAAATAAGAGAATCCATGGAGTTCTGAATACATtagcaatataaaaaaaatcaactaggTCCCGATATACTAGGAAAAATAATTAGCATATCAATTCtgtaaaaaaaataccatttatactattcacaaaattataaaatatttagaaataaatctaaaagagATACAAGATCTTTAtgtaagaaattataaaacttcatagaaaggtataaaataaggcctagattaaaaaaaagcaataccATTTTCATGGCTGGGAAGACAATATTATAAAATAGCCTCTGCATTTATCTATAACTTTAGTGCCAATTTAATcaaaattccagaatattttttgtGGATTTGAGAGCTAGTCCCAAAATTCaagtgaaggagaagagagccAAGAGTAGCTAATGCAATTTTCAAGAAGAGCAAGGTAGGGGAATTTACTTTTCAGACATAGAAACTTAGCATAACATCATTGTAATTAAGAAAATGTGCTAGTGCAAGGTAGCCACGTAGAGAGACACAAAGCCAGGCACATTTGTGAATTTAATCTACAAGAGAGGAGGCAGTTCAAATTACGGGAGAAAACTTCACTCAATGGTACTGGAAATTTTCTCTGTTTAcgtagaaaagataaaattagatcaCCCCATACATAAAAACAAGTTATAGATTGATTGCAGATCTCtatgtgaaaagcaaaactttaaaacttttcaaagaaaatgtagagGAATATCCTGATGACCTTGAGGGTAgtaaaaaatttcttaaagaaacCTAAAAAATATAAACCGTCAAgggaaaatattagtaaatttgaCTAAATTAAAATAAGCCCTCTGTATTATAAGACATGGGTATTAAAGTGTAAAGACAAGCCCAAAACTGTGAGTAGACCCTTGCAACATACATAAACAGCAACTTtacaaattaacaagaaaaacacaatggTCCCACAGAAAAATAGTCCCAGAAGAGGATACCcacatggccaataaacatatgaaaaggcaCTAGACCTCCcatgaaatcaaatttaaaacCACCGCGACTGATTTCACTCCCACCAAATGGCAAAAAATTAAAGTCTGACAATTCCAAATGCAGATGAAGACGTGGAGAAACAGGGATCTGCATACCCTGCTCGTGCAAGTGTGGAGTGGAACAATGACTTCGGAGACTTTCTTGATGTGTGAACTCACAACCCAGCAGTCTGCTTTTCTTACACACGCTCTCACGCGTGAGCGCAGAGGGATATGCGCAAAACCATTCCCGGCAGCAAAAGATGAAATCCACACAAGTGTCCGACAACGGGAGAGTGGATGAATACAAGGAACCGTAGTGCACTTTAAATGCACGAAGtagctattttatttatatgcctACATCTCAGAAAAGCAAGTTGTCAAGTGATAGCATCAGTATGATATTGTtcatataaaacttaaaaacattcAAATGCAACAGTGTATCTTGTTTATGGATATGTACATCAGTGGTAATAGTGTCAAAGGCCGGTGGAAGCGCTGAACGCAAAGTCCGGCAGGTGCTCCCtttggggtgggaagggggcgGGGTGGGATTGGGGAGGGGCACGGGGGCTTCAGTGCTGGCTATTGATTTCTTCTTAGGAGAAAAGCCACACATAACTTGCGCGCTTGTTTTGATGTCCTTGGGCGGAGGAGTCTTGCTTACTTTGGCTCGGCATGTCACGGGTTTTGGAATTTGCTCTGGGACTTGGTGTGCCTTGTGCACGTGGGTGTGTGGGAACCCCACTCCCAGACCTCCAGGCTCCTTCTCCACGTGTGCAAGTGCTGGGCACTTGGGATGCCCATCTCCTAAGGTGCTTGTGTCTGTGACTGTCGTGATTCTCAGTGTATCCTGGGGAATAGGGTTGGGAGGGGGCTCGTTCAAACTCTAGCCCTGAGATTGGAACCTGTGCCATAGTAACATCGTGGACTGGCTGCCTCTCGGGGAACACGGGGGCCAGGGCAAAGGAGCACATTTGGTTTTCTAGTCATGCTTCCTGCTTAAGTTTTCAGAGCGCTGCATACACATTGCTTTGGGACCTTTGCATGCCCTGGTTGAGGGGCGGGTTTTGAGTCCCTGTCAGCAGAGGCCCTGGAGGCAGAAGCTGAGGGGTTGTGAGGAGACTCATGAGGGTCTGTGGTGAAGGGGGAAACTTCTGGCTTCTGTCCTGTCCTGGTTAGGCTTCCTGTGCCATGGTGGAGAGACCTACGGGAATCTTGGGTTGTGTCCAAGTCTGTAGTCCCCACAGCCATTGGCTCTGGTCTCTGCCATGGGCCAGGTTGGGGGGAGTCGAAAAACTTGAGGGGCAGCAAGGCAGTCCAAGGGGCCCAGTTCCCTCTGGTACTCTCTCCTCTGGCGCGGATGAGCCAAGCTCGCTTCAGCGTTGAGGGCATTTTCTCTGGCCCCTGGGTTACCTGCATCTTTTGGAGCTTGGCTGCTGGCATCCTCGAGGATGGAGCTGCCGTGCCTGCTGCTTGATGTCCAGCTGGCGGCCCATGCTCCCGGGATGTGCCCGCCTGCTCGTGCTGGCAGCTGCCCCAGACTCACTCCAGCTGTGAGGCAGAGCAAGGGTggagggagcctggggctggctccagatACGGCTTTCCCACAAATTCCGGGAAACCTCTGGCAAGTCTCTGGACTCCGGCTTCCTCCTGTGTAAAGTGGACTCGGTGTCTTCAGATTCCTCCCCGTTCTATATGAGAAATAGGACGGTGTTGTGTTCAAAGAGAGGGCTCCAAGTGGAAGCCTTGGAACTGCATCCGGCCCTTTAGTGTCTATAGTTTGGCTcgcacagtgttttaaaaaattttgaatgagttgccaatatttaaaaatttggagatttcacataaaaaggGAGCTTTTACCTTCTCTTGAAAAGCAGGAAGCTGTGGCAGTGGCAGGTCCCCCTTCACACGACACCGTGGGGGAGATGCGTGGCGCCTGCCCTGTTTGGGGAGCCCATGCCTCCGAGGCTGGCAATCAGCCTACAGTCACTTTGTTTGTTATGTACGCGCCTGACCCTGAAGATATCTGAGTAcaaacacaggctttggagcccCCAGACCTTGGGCAAATGTATTAaccactgtttcctcatctctaaaatggggctCTTTCCAGCACCGCCTCACAGGGGACCGGATGGGGATCTCATGTAAAGTGCGTGGTACAGGGCCTGGCTGTTGTTTACTATCAGTGTCATCACCGTTATTATAATACACATAACCAGTTGTCCCAGATGAACTCAAATTGGAATTGGAAGTCTGGCAGCACGTGGTGATGGATGACGAGATTCGTGCTCTGCCAGTGAGGTCTGGGCATGGTTTAACGTGTGTGGGGTGTTTGTCTGTGGGAAGGGGCTTTATGGCAGAAGGTGGCCGTCCCAGCAGAGCATTATCTCTTGTGGGGTCCAGGTAGAAGTGACGGTCCCCAGGTGCCCTGACAGGAGGCTGAGCAGGAGAACGTGCAGGGTTGCGTCCCTGAGTCACTGGGGGCTGGACGGTGGGGACCTAGAGCCTCGGAAATGTGGGTATCACTGAAGAGACCTCGTCAGCACCCTCTGGCTGAGGAGGCTGGGACTTCTGGTCACTCACACTTAAAGACTCTGCCGGTGGCCTTTACTCTGTCCCATTCTGCTCTGCTGCTTCCACAGATTCACAAGGCCCTCAGGGGAACCACGCCTCCCCGACACCTTCCACACCGGGATTAAGACTTAGTCCCAGTTTCTCGGGACACAGAGGCTTTAACGAGCTTGTCCACAGGCCAGATCAAGACCGAGGCTTGCTTTGCAGCAGGAAGGGTTTGGATTAGAGAGAGGCAAGAATTTGCTCGTAGCCAGGTGGTTGAACATTCCATGTGCTCCCATGGGAGATGTACAAGCCAAGCCCCCTCTTTGTGCCTCTCTTCCCATCCACCACCTCCGTGAGGGTTGAATCATAGGGGTAGAGAATCCAGAGCTTCTCAGTCGGCAGGTCCTGGTAAACCCCAAATAGCactcttgttttttcatttaaaaatcggCCCCAGCCTCGCTTGGCATTCCCAGGAAGGGGATCCCTACTTGGCTGGTTTCCTTCTAAAGTTCAGCCAGGGGCAGGGTGCTGACAGAGCCAAGCAGAGGGACTGTCTGAATCCTCTGCCCTACCTCACATGGAATAGCGTGTCCACTGAGGACTGACCCGGAGGATTACTGAGCTtgagactgaggctgagagaaaggCAAGAGCTTCCGGTGGAGTTCCCTTCACCCAGCCCAGGCTGCCACTGGAGCCGGAGCGGCTCTGAAAT includes:
- the SLC10A1 gene encoding hepatic sodium/bile acid cotransporter isoform X2 encodes the protein MEAHNASAPLNFTLPPNFGKRPTDLALSVILVLMLFIVMFSLGCTMEFSKIKAHFWKPKGLAIALVAQYGIMPLTAFALGKVFQLNNVEALAILVCGCSPGGNLSNIFSLAMKGDMNLRTGRNLKTPSPLYTGGSRSPETCQRFPGICGKAVSGASPRLPPPLLCLTAGVSLGQLPARAGGHIPGAWAASWTSSSRHGSSILEDASSQAPKDAGNPGARENALNAEASLAHPRQRREYQRELGPLDCLAAPQVFRLPPTWPMAETRANGCGDYRLGHNPRFP